One region of Candidatus Eisenbacteria bacterium genomic DNA includes:
- a CDS encoding ankyrin repeat domain-containing protein translates to MANRASVAAAFGQVEIARVLVDAGAAVDGFDSDESTPLHVAAVQRRPQMVEFLLSRGADVNRRDKNGAYSVSFAAAGGDTTVIRLLLDAGADLNFRDRGGYTLLHFAASRGLRGLFDGLMLRGTDVNAAAEDGTTPLHWAAQGRSPEMIDLLIDRGADLTLADEHGATPLLSAVFGGKIESVRTLLRRGSDPTSADPRGLTPLFPAAWQGNAEIARLLINVGADPSHRDTTGSPPLLAAVDRGHVEVATILLDAGADVGAAEKKSDRSPLYVAAIHGRGGIVDLLLARGASARARDAEGRTPRATVTAQWRIDSSPPARIRAGLLTETDVSPTLPCCKSGRRRYGISAIPDGRSARRTIFSSSTTPHSYRLATSRASRTVTSIMRRSPERASMSSRATRTAIITVPPCSIGATR, encoded by the coding sequence ATGGCGAATCGAGCATCCGTCGCCGCCGCCTTCGGTCAAGTCGAGATCGCCCGAGTCCTCGTCGACGCCGGCGCGGCCGTGGACGGCTTCGATTCGGACGAGAGCACGCCGCTCCACGTGGCGGCCGTTCAGCGCCGTCCTCAGATGGTGGAGTTTCTCCTCTCGCGAGGGGCGGATGTGAACCGCAGGGACAAGAACGGCGCGTACTCAGTCAGCTTCGCCGCGGCGGGAGGGGACACGACGGTGATCCGCCTTCTTCTCGATGCCGGAGCGGACCTCAACTTCAGGGATCGCGGAGGGTACACGCTTCTTCACTTCGCCGCGTCAAGAGGACTCCGAGGTCTCTTCGACGGGCTGATGTTGCGAGGGACCGATGTGAACGCGGCGGCCGAGGACGGGACGACGCCTCTTCATTGGGCGGCGCAGGGGCGGAGCCCCGAGATGATCGATCTCCTGATCGATCGGGGCGCCGACCTGACTCTTGCCGACGAGCACGGCGCGACGCCTCTTCTCTCGGCGGTTTTCGGGGGGAAGATCGAATCCGTCCGTACTCTTCTCCGGAGAGGATCCGATCCCACCTCGGCGGATCCGAGGGGTTTGACGCCTCTCTTTCCGGCCGCGTGGCAAGGGAACGCGGAGATCGCGCGGCTCCTGATCAACGTCGGCGCCGATCCGAGCCATCGGGACACAACCGGATCGCCCCCGCTTCTCGCTGCGGTCGATCGGGGGCATGTTGAGGTCGCGACAATTCTCCTCGACGCGGGAGCGGATGTCGGAGCCGCCGAGAAGAAATCTGATCGTTCCCCTCTCTACGTCGCGGCGATACACGGCCGCGGCGGGATCGTCGATCTTCTGCTCGCGCGCGGGGCCTCGGCGCGCGCGCGGGATGCCGAGGGACGTACGCCTCGCGCTACGGTCACCGCGCAGTGGCGGATCGACTCGTCGCCTCCGGCGCGGATCCGGGCGGGGCTCTTGACGGAAACGGACGTCTCGCCGACGCTCCCGTGCTGCAAGAGCGGGAGGCGTCGGTATGGTATCTCGGCCATTCCGGATGGGCGGTCCGCACGAAGAACCATCTTCTCGTCTTCGACTACGCCCCATTCGTACCGCCTTGCGACGAGCCGAGCCTCGCGAACGGTCACATCAATCATGAGGAGATCGCCGGAGCGCGCGTCGATGTCTTCGCGAGCCACGCGCACGGCGATCATTACAGTCCCGCCGTGTTCGATTGGCGCGACCAGGTGA
- a CDS encoding M20/M25/M40 family metallo-hydrolase has protein sequence MLKGLVAALLLGLASLAAASSANKALVVVVEAPPGLAARLQDEGVTILRDMDRFLIVAAGPREIARLEELGIEHEIADVSMDTKTFYTVSVRDAKGLAAVSTAVRVLYSDGIDALVRAEPEEAEALAAVGFEIARVFTDPARVRSAEEAPRAAKRLTADPLVQEMVDSVSIAEVSAVVQRLQDFRTRYCRHDSCAAAASWIQAKFESFGIDSVYFHWFDPDIKHNVVAVIPGVKDPDKIVLVGGHYDSITGNHNYCPGADDDASGTALVIECARILSRYTFNHTLVFVAFGGEEVGLVGSEAFAARAAHDGDDVIGVVCADMIGYVAPGDAIDLDIVKNVASTWMRDLVMDVGSVYVPELSIVDGAIPGGASSDHASFWRHGYDAILFFEDSNQYSPYIHTSNDRIGISYISEALAERSVRAAVGLLATMAEPFDIAIEHVPLAHTEDSENPHRVLATITASGSLNPDSLLVRYRTSSAWSDLVLTPAAGPNEYEAFIPPQPSGTFVDYYLVAGDMDGDRLVVPKGAPESVHTFFVGTITPIVVDGLEEESGWIVGDADDDATKGIWERAAPNGTWWPNGPVAPDEDHTPDPGTMCFVTGNAPPGSTQRANEVQGGKTTLFSPVYDLSSYPNVRVRYYRWYSNNTGFLDPDEWVVDVSSDSGVSWVRIETDGKSDQRWQFVERNLSDFIPLTSEVRFRFIASDEGYMSVIEAGVDDFSLVTYEEVETEIASDAPRAASRAVLARNVPNPFNPSTRIAYTIPEGAGALPVSLRVYDLSGRLVRVLVDGPEGPGARAVTWNGFDERGRSVSSGVYFYRLRWNGQEETKRMVLLR, from the coding sequence ATGCTGAAAGGCCTCGTCGCCGCGCTTCTTCTTGGTCTTGCATCGCTCGCCGCGGCCTCATCCGCGAACAAAGCTCTCGTCGTCGTCGTCGAGGCTCCCCCTGGTCTCGCCGCCCGTCTGCAAGACGAGGGCGTCACGATCCTCCGCGACATGGATCGGTTTCTCATCGTCGCGGCCGGTCCGAGAGAGATCGCCCGTCTTGAGGAGCTTGGGATCGAACACGAGATCGCGGACGTTTCGATGGATACAAAAACCTTTTACACGGTGTCTGTTCGGGACGCGAAGGGTCTCGCCGCCGTCTCCACGGCCGTGCGGGTTCTCTATAGCGATGGGATCGACGCGCTCGTGCGCGCCGAGCCTGAAGAGGCGGAGGCGCTCGCCGCGGTCGGTTTCGAGATCGCGCGCGTCTTCACGGATCCGGCGCGCGTCCGGTCCGCGGAAGAGGCTCCTCGCGCCGCCAAGAGGCTGACCGCCGATCCGCTCGTCCAGGAGATGGTGGATTCCGTTTCGATCGCGGAGGTCTCCGCCGTCGTCCAGCGTCTCCAGGACTTCCGTACCCGGTACTGCCGCCACGACAGCTGCGCCGCCGCCGCGAGCTGGATCCAGGCGAAGTTCGAATCGTTCGGAATCGACAGCGTTTACTTCCACTGGTTCGATCCGGACATCAAGCACAACGTTGTGGCCGTGATCCCCGGCGTGAAGGACCCGGACAAGATCGTTCTCGTCGGCGGCCACTACGATTCGATCACTGGGAACCACAACTACTGCCCCGGCGCGGACGATGACGCGTCGGGGACCGCTCTCGTGATCGAGTGTGCGCGCATTCTGAGCCGGTATACGTTCAACCACACGCTCGTGTTCGTCGCCTTCGGAGGGGAGGAGGTCGGACTCGTCGGGAGCGAGGCATTCGCCGCGCGCGCCGCGCACGACGGCGACGACGTTATCGGCGTCGTCTGCGCCGACATGATCGGCTACGTGGCGCCGGGCGACGCGATCGATCTTGACATCGTCAAGAACGTCGCCTCGACTTGGATGCGGGATCTTGTGATGGATGTGGGGAGCGTCTACGTGCCGGAGCTTTCGATCGTGGACGGAGCGATCCCGGGGGGCGCGAGCAGCGATCATGCGTCCTTCTGGAGGCACGGCTACGACGCGATCCTTTTCTTTGAAGATTCGAACCAGTACTCGCCATATATTCATACATCAAACGACAGGATCGGAATCAGCTATATCTCGGAGGCGCTCGCCGAACGCTCGGTACGGGCGGCGGTCGGGCTCCTGGCGACGATGGCCGAGCCTTTCGACATCGCGATCGAGCACGTTCCTCTCGCGCATACGGAGGACTCGGAGAACCCGCACCGAGTTCTCGCGACGATCACCGCCTCCGGCTCGCTGAATCCGGATTCGCTCCTCGTGCGGTATCGGACGAGCAGCGCATGGAGCGACCTCGTCCTTACACCTGCGGCCGGACCGAACGAATACGAGGCGTTCATTCCTCCGCAACCATCCGGAACGTTCGTCGATTACTACCTCGTCGCGGGGGACATGGACGGAGACCGGCTCGTCGTTCCGAAAGGCGCGCCGGAAAGCGTACACACGTTCTTCGTCGGTACGATCACGCCGATCGTGGTGGACGGGCTCGAGGAGGAGAGCGGGTGGATTGTCGGGGACGCGGACGACGACGCGACGAAGGGGATTTGGGAGCGTGCAGCCCCGAACGGGACCTGGTGGCCGAACGGCCCGGTCGCTCCGGACGAGGACCACACGCCCGATCCGGGAACGATGTGCTTCGTCACGGGGAACGCGCCTCCGGGGTCGACGCAGCGCGCGAACGAGGTCCAGGGGGGGAAGACGACGCTCTTCAGTCCCGTCTATGACCTGTCGTCGTATCCGAACGTGCGGGTTCGGTACTATCGCTGGTATTCGAACAACACCGGCTTTCTCGATCCGGACGAATGGGTGGTGGACGTTTCCTCGGATAGTGGAGTCTCTTGGGTGCGGATCGAGACGGACGGGAAGAGCGATCAGCGCTGGCAGTTCGTCGAGCGGAACCTGTCGGACTTCATCCCTCTTACCTCCGAGGTCCGCTTTCGATTCATCGCGAGCGACGAGGGGTATATGTCGGTCATCGAAGCCGGCGTCGACGACTTCTCGCTCGTGACGTACGAGGAGGTCGAGACCGAGATCGCTTCCGATGCTCCCCGCGCGGCCTCGCGCGCGGTCCTCGCGAGAAACGTCCCGAATCCGTTCAATCCATCGACGCGGATCGCCTACACGATTCCGGAAGGGGCCGGCGCGCTTCCGGTCTCTTTACGTGTCTATGATCTCTCGGGCCGCCTCGTTCGCGTGCTCGTCGACGGTCCGGAAGGGCCCGGAGCGCGCGCCGTGACCTGGAATGGGTTCGACGAAAGAGGCCGGTCCGTTTCGAGCGGCGTGTATTTCTACCGGCTCCGCTGGAACGGGCAGGAAGAGACGAAGCGCATGGTGCTCTTGCGATAG